Proteins encoded within one genomic window of Triticum aestivum cultivar Chinese Spring chromosome 2D, IWGSC CS RefSeq v2.1, whole genome shotgun sequence:
- the LOC123049724 gene encoding cytochrome P450 87A3 has product MQPYLELASLRITATIPLSPRIYSTIFLEAMAAMAYIALRGAALAAIVALIHWVYRWRHPKCAGTLPPGSMGIPIIGETLQFFAPNPTCGLSPFVRDRVKRYGSMFKTSIVGRPVVVSADPDVNHYVFQNEGKLFESWYPDTFTEIFGRDNVGSLHGFIYKYLKTLVLRLYGQENLKAVLLAETDAACRGSLAAWAAQPCVDIKDGLSTMIFDLTAKKLIGYEPTKSSESLRENFTAFIRGLISFPLNIPGTAYHECMEGRKKAMKVLKGMMQERMADPERKCEDFFDHVIQELRREKPLLTETIALDLMFVLLFASFETTALALTLGVKLLTENPRVVDALTEEHEAIVRNREDPDAAITWAEYKSMTFTAHVIMEIVRLANIVPGIFRKALQDVEIKGYTVPAGWGIMVCPPAVHLNPDIYEDPLAFNPWRWQDKPEITGGTKHFMAFGGGLRFCVGTDLTKVLMATFIHNLVTKYRWKTVKGGNIVRTPGLGFPDGFDIQLFPKN; this is encoded by the exons ATGCAGCCATATCTTGAGCTAGCTTCTCTCCGCATCACCGCCACCATCCCGCTGTCCCCAAGAATATATAGCACCATCTTCCTCGAGGCCATGGCTGCCATGGCCTATATAGCCCTCCGGGGCGCGGCATTGGCCGCCATCGTCGCCCTCATCCATTGGGTGTACAGGTGGCGCCACCCCAAATGCGCCGGCACGCTCCCGCCGGGATCCATGGGCATCCCCATCATCGGCGAGACGCTGCAGTTCTTCGCCCCCAACCCGACCTGCGGCCTCTCCCCCTTCGTCCGGGACAGGGTGAAGAGGTACGGGAGCATGTTCAAGACGAGCATCGTGGGGCGGCCGGTGGTGGTGTCGGCGGACCCGGACGTGAACCACTACGTGTTCCAGAACGAGGGGAAGCTGTTCGAGAGCTGGTACCCGGACACCTTCACCGAGATCTTCGGCCGCGACAACGTCGGCTCCCTGCACGGCTTCATCTACAAGTACCTCAAGACCCTCGTGCTCCGCCTCTACGGCCAGGAGAACCTCAAGGCGGTGCTCCTCGCCGAGACCGACGCCGCCTGCCGCGGCAGCCTCGCCGCGTGGGCGGCGCAGCCCTGTGTCGACATCAAAGACGGGCTCTCCACT ATGATATTTGATCTTACTGCCAAGAAGCTGATCGGCTACGAGCCGACCAAGTCCTCGGAGAGCCTGCGGGAGAATTTCACGGCGTTCATTCGCGGCCTGATCTCGTTCCCCCTCAACATTCCCGGCACGGCCTATCACGAATGCATGGAG GGGAGGAAGAAAGCGATGAAGGTGCTCAAGGGCATGATGCAGGAGAGGATGGCGGATCCGGAGAGGAAGTGCGAGGACTTCTTCGACCACGTGATCCAGGAACTGAGGAGGGAGAAGCCGCTTCTGACGGAGACCATCGCGCTGGACCTCATGTTCGTGCTCCTCTTCGCCAGCTTCGAGACCACGGCGCTCGCCCTCACCCTCGGCGTCAAGCTGCTCACCGAGAACCCCAGAGTCGTCGACGCGCTAACG GAGGAACACGAAGCGATCGTGAGGAACAGGGAGGACCCAGATGCCGCGATCACGTGGGCCGAGTACAAGTCGATGACCTTCACAGCTCAT GTCATCATGGAGATCGTCAGACTCGCCAACATCGTGCCGGGGATTTTCCGGAAGGCCTTGCAAGACGTTGAGATCAAAG GCTACACGGTTCCAGCGGGATGGGGTATCATGGTGTGTCCGCCGGCGGTGCACCTAAACCCTGACATATACGAAGATCCGCTGGCGTTCAACCCATGGAGGTGGCAG GACAAACCTGAAATCACCGGCGGAACGAAGCATTTCATGGCGTTCGGAGGCGGGCTTCGGTTCTGCGTCGGAACCGATCTCACCAAGGTCTTGATGGCAACATTCATTCACAATCTTGTTACGAAATACAG ATGGAAGACAGTAAAAGGAGGGAACATAGTCCGGACGCCGGGCCTCGGCTTCCCGGATGGCTTTGACATCCAGCTCTTCCCTAAGAACTGA